The genomic DNA tcaccatcatcaatcacGAATCACGACATCATTCAAGGCCAACAACCTCTTAGAACTGGCAGAACTTGGAATTCCCTATGTACAACTTTCTTGATCCCAAATCCTCCGtgaccccatcatcttgttGAAAGTATTGATCGTCACCCAGTTCCCACCCGTTGGACTTTCGCGTCATCAGCCACCAGGTATCACTGCCATTACCTAAGCAACACAGGCATCGCAGACAGCTTGGACGGCGTTGAGGACAGTCATGGCGTTGAGGAGACCGCAGCTGGAGATGACGCAGCCGGCGGCGTTGGAGCGGAGGGCGTCCCACTGGCCACACATGCAGGCGTAGTCGGTGTTGTCGGGGCAGCCGAGGTCAGCGGCGGCAGTGTAGATGcatgggagctggaggggctgTTAGTTATGAGGTGAGAGAAAAGGGAAATTGGGGTGAGAACATACACCACAGGCGGGGACGGCGTCGACCTCGGGGCAGTCAgcctggcggcggcggagggatGGGCTAGCGGTGGCAACAGCGGCGAGGGCAGAGACGAGGAGTGTGGAGAATtgcattttggcggttggttggtggtttaGAAGTGGCTGTGTGGTTTTATTTCTTGAGAAGGTGCAGTTGGATGCTTGAgtggctgatgctgatgatgagagagAAATCTGTCCAGAGTAAGGGGAGAGGCTGTTATTTATACTTCTCTGGTTTTCATTTCCATGT from Podospora pseudoanserina strain CBS 124.78 chromosome 2, whole genome shotgun sequence includes the following:
- a CDS encoding hypothetical protein (COG:S; EggNog:ENOG503P9T8), producing MQFSTLLVSALAAVATASPSLRRRQADCPEVDAVPACGLPCIYTAAADLGCPDNTDYACMCGQWDALRSNAAGCVISSCGLLNAMTVLNAVQAVCDACVA